TTTGGATGAACCGACGAATCATCTGGATGAAGAGAGCATGCGCTGGCTTGAAGAATGGCTTTCGGCCTATGCTGGAACATTGTTGTTTGTTTCTCATGACCGGACCTTTATTGATCAGGTCGCAACGGGTGTCATTGAGTTTAGTCCGGATGCACTGACCAAATATAAAGGCGGTTACACTGATTACAAAGGCCATAAGGAACGCGAATTACGTGAGCAGGAAGCAACCTATCGCAAGCAGGAGCTGGAACGGAAAGCGCTAGAAGAGACGATCCGCAATTATCAGCAGTGGTTTCATCAGGCTCATAATTCAGCAAGCGATGTGGAAGTGAAAATAACTCAGAGCTTTTACAAAGCGAAAGCCAACAAGAACATTTCCCGCTACCATGCCAAGCAAAAGCAACTGGAGCGCCTGGAGAAGGAACGCGTGGATAAACCCCGCGAAGCTGCAAAATTGAACATGGAGCTGCAGGTGAACACGCTGGCTGCCCGCCAACTCCTTGCACTGGAAGACGTTAGCTTTGCTTATCCGGGGAGCCCGACATTGATTCACAATCTCCGGATTGCAGTCGAACGTGGAGATCGTCTTGCCGTACGTGGTCCGAATGGCACAGGCAAGACGACACTGCTCAAACTGATGATTGGAGATCTGGAACCATCCCAGGGCAAAGTGACACGTCATCCACAACTGAAGATCGGTTATTTTTCGCAAGAGCTTGAGGGGTTACCGGAAAGAGAGACACTTCTGGACAGTTTGCTCTGTCTTCCATCCATGACACAAAGTGCTGCACGTACCATTCTCGGATGCTTTTTATTCTCAAGAGATGATGTGTTCAAGCGTATTGGGGATTTGAGTATGGGAGAGAAGTGCAGAGTTGCATTCCTGCGGTTGTACTTCGGGGGATCTAATGTACTGGTGTTAGATGAACCGACCAATTATCTGGATATTGACACACAGGAAGTGATGGAGAATATATTGAAGCAGGCATCCGGAGCACTGGTACTCGTATCCCATGACCGTATGTTGACCAAAGTACTCGCCAGCCGCTTGCTTGATTTAGAACCCGGTGGGAAGGCTACACTGTATGAAGGCGGAGTGGAGGACTGGGAGCAATCCATCAAACTGCGAGAGTCTGCCCTTGAGGTTCGGGAGTCAGATGATGAACGGCTGCGGCTTGAAATGCGTTTATCCGAATTGTTATCTCCCATGAACAGTGGGGGCAATGATGTGTTGACTAAGCCTGATGATGTAATTGAACGGGCGGCTGAAGTTGCCGAGGTTCGCGAAATTCAGCGTCGTTTAAAACAGTTGCACGAGCTGCGAAAACAGAAGTAATCGATTGACGAAGCTTATGCCGTTTTACTTTTTGGCTTAACGTTTGATCATGCGGCTTTACAGCTTGCTATTTCGGGCGATTTTGCATATAATAATGGACGATCATCAGTAAATTTGAAGGTTTATCTGACATGCAAACGTGATGATGGAGACAAGTAAGCAGTGCCTCTGTACAGGGAGGAAGCGCCGTAGATTGAGAGCGTTTCTGTAGAACAAGGCTGCTGAAATTCACTCCGGAGCGGTTCCCTGAACCATATCTTGCGATTCATCGCAGGAGTCAGTAGGGGGTAACGGTTAACGGTCGTTATTCCGTATAGAGTGAGGCAAACATGTTGCAGGCCGGAAGGGCCGGGCAGCAATGAATGTCTAACAAGGGTGGTACCACGGTCTTTTCGTCCCTTCAGGGGAGAGAAGGCCTTTTTTTGTTGCATTAAACCACATAAAGGGGGCATTTACACATGAAAGAACGTTTGGAGGCATTAAAGATCGAAGCGTTGGAGCAACTGTCTAGCGTGAACGATCCACAGACGCTGAGTGATCTGCGTGTAAAGTATTTGGGGAAAAAGGGTGCATTGACCGAGATTTTGCGCGGTATGGGTGCGCTTAGTGCAGAGGAACGTCCGGTGATTGGTCAGGTTGCCAATGATGTTCGCGGCGCGATTGAAGAAGTCATTGATAGCAAGCAGGAGCAGTTCCAGAAGGAAGAGACGGCGAAACGTCTGCAATCCGAAAAAATTGATGTGACCCTGCCAGGACGTCGCGGACGTCAAGGCGGACTGCATCCACTGAGCAAAGTGGTACAGGAAATCGAAGATATTTTCATCGGTATGGGATACCGCGTAGCGGAAGGTCCTGAGGTTGAAATGGATTATTACAACTTCGAAGCACTGAACCTGCCGAAGAACCACCCGGCGCGTGATATGCAGGATTCTTTCTATGTAACAGAAGATCTGCTGATGCGTACGCATACGTCTCCGGTTCAGGTTCGTACGATGCAAAGCATGAAAGGTGAAGTTCCTGTTAAAGTCATCTGTCCGGGTAAAGTATACCGTCGTGACGATGACGATGCGACGCATTCGTTCCAGTTCAATCAGGTAGAAGGTTTGGTTATTAGCGAGAACATTCGCATGAGTGACCTGAAAGGTACCTTGCTGCAA
This window of the Paenibacillus marchantiae genome carries:
- the abc-f gene encoding ribosomal protection-like ABC-F family protein; this translates as MMTMVRLHEVSKEWNGNELFAGLNLEINEGERLAILGRNGCGKTTLLRIILGEEEGGGRIERHIPQQEWGFMRQRSLIKPEMNVLDAVRQESGRIYEVKRDLEILEQRMSNSGAADEQRLLEAYTIAMEQYEQLNGYMWETEVEKVLTRLGLSSEHWNRPYHSLSGGQKTKARLAGLLVSKPKFLILDEPTNHLDEESMRWLEEWLSAYAGTLLFVSHDRTFIDQVATGVIEFSPDALTKYKGGYTDYKGHKERELREQEATYRKQELERKALEETIRNYQQWFHQAHNSASDVEVKITQSFYKAKANKNISRYHAKQKQLERLEKERVDKPREAAKLNMELQVNTLAARQLLALEDVSFAYPGSPTLIHNLRIAVERGDRLAVRGPNGTGKTTLLKLMIGDLEPSQGKVTRHPQLKIGYFSQELEGLPERETLLDSLLCLPSMTQSAARTILGCFLFSRDDVFKRIGDLSMGEKCRVAFLRLYFGGSNVLVLDEPTNYLDIDTQEVMENILKQASGALVLVSHDRMLTKVLASRLLDLEPGGKATLYEGGVEDWEQSIKLRESALEVRESDDERLRLEMRLSELLSPMNSGGNDVLTKPDDVIERAAEVAEVREIQRRLKQLHELRKQK
- the pheS gene encoding phenylalanine--tRNA ligase subunit alpha — its product is MKERLEALKIEALEQLSSVNDPQTLSDLRVKYLGKKGALTEILRGMGALSAEERPVIGQVANDVRGAIEEVIDSKQEQFQKEETAKRLQSEKIDVTLPGRRGRQGGLHPLSKVVQEIEDIFIGMGYRVAEGPEVEMDYYNFEALNLPKNHPARDMQDSFYVTEDLLMRTHTSPVQVRTMQSMKGEVPVKVICPGKVYRRDDDDATHSFQFNQVEGLVISENIRMSDLKGTLLQFVREMFGSHTEIRLRPSFFPFTEPSAEVDVTCVQCGGSGCRVCKQTGWLEILGGGMVHPKVLEMGGYDPEKYSGFAFGMGVERIAMLKYGIDDIRHFYNSDMAFLKQFGRL